Within the uncultured Bacteroides sp. genome, the region AGAATCTTTGTCTTTGCAGGCTGGTGTCGATCTTCGTTATTATAAAGGTATGCATACCAATAATTTGGTAGACTTATATGGAGGTTCATATTTTCTTGATCCTGCAAGATCTGCTTCTACAAACTGGAGAAAAGACGATCTTAGCTATGTAAACCAAAAGTTAAAGGTTGGTGATGTTGTTTATCGTGATTATGATGGTTATGTAACTCAATATGGCGGGTTTGCGCAATTAGAATATTCAAAAGACAAGTTATCTGCATTTGTTTCTGGTAACATTAACAATAATTCTTACTGGCGTAGAGATCGCTTTTACTATGACAATCAGAAATCTGAAGTAGTTAGTAAATTAGGATTTGGTGGTAAAGGCGGTGCAAATTATAATATCGATGCTCATAATAATGTATTTGTTAATATTGGCTACTTCTCTCGTACTCCATTTTTCTCTGGAGGTATATTTTTATCAAGTCAATTAAGTAATGCTGTAAATCCTAATCCAACTAATGAAAGAGTTTTTTCTTATGAAGCAGGTTATGGTTATAAATCAAGGATTCTTTCTGCAAATGTAAACTTGTATCGTACTGCCTGGATGGATAAAACAATGATGAAAGCTGTAGTAAGTGGTGATGCAGCAAGTAACTATATTAATATGAATGGTGTGAATGCATTACATCAGGGTGCTGAGTTTGATTTTGTATATAAACCAATTAGTGAACTTCAAATAACTGGTATGTTATCTTTAGGAAATTGGAAATGGGATAGCAATGCAACTGGATATTGGTATAATAGAAATGGTGAAGCATTAGGTCATAAAGGACAGGTTGTAGAAGCAGGTAGTGCTGATCATGCACAATCTACTTTGAATTTGAAAGGAATTCATGTTGGCAATTCTGCACAGACAACTGCTGCTTTAGGAATAAACTACGAATTAATGAAAGGACTTCGTTTTGGTCTTGATGGTAACTATTATGGTCGTAACTATTCTAATTTCGATATTTCTGTTGCAGATATTTCTTCAACTGTACCACAGAATTTTGCTCAGCCATGGCGTATTCCTGATGCTTTTGTTTTTGATTTTAATATGAACTATCGATTCAAAATTGGAAGTCTGGATGCAAGTCTGAATGCTAATGTTGAAAATCTGTTAAACGAGAAATATATAACGGATGCCCAGGATAACGGAGCAAAAACAGGAGGACATGGATGGGAAGATGCAACGGTCTTTTATGGATTTGGAAGAACATGGTCATCTTCATTAAAAATTAAGTTCTAATTAATTGATAAAATAGAAAATATGAAGAAAATATTATTTATATCAGCCCTTTTTACGTCAGCTTTATTTTTAAGCTCTTGTAATCATGAATATGACTACCCAGGATTGGATGAGGCAATACGTCCAACAGCTGTTAAGAAATTAACAACTGATTTTACTGGAGCATATCCAAACAAACTATCTGGAGGTAACTATTTTACAGAAACTGCACCGGCTTCTGATTATATACCAAGCTGGCTGTCTACTAAATATTATTCTTTAGATTCAGCATCAACAGCTACAGTTACATATAATTATATGGAGAGAAATAAGGTTGAATCTTTAAAGCAAGATTTTACCGATGCTGGCGATAATAAAGCTACGACTGAAGTTGATGGATGGTATGACATTACAACTGCAGGCACTAAGACATGGATAAGTAAGATTTATAGTGGAAATGAATATGCAGAATTTAGTGCTTACGGAGCAACGGGTGAATCTGTTGGATGGTTGATATCTCCGCGTACTTTTATTAGTGCCGGTATGAAACTAACTTTTGATGCTTGCATTGGTAATTATAATGCAGATTGTTTGCAAATTTTAATTTCTACTAATTTCAATGGAATTAATATTGCTACAGCGACTTGGAAAGATGTAACTTCGTCTTTTACTATACCTGTTCCTGCAACCGGTTATGGTACGCTTGCTACAGTTGGTACCTTGGATTTAAGTAGCTATGCAGGAAAAAATATTTCGGTTGCATTTAAATATTCAGGGGATGGTGCTAATAAAAAAACTACGACGTATCAAATAGACAACGTTAAGATCTACAAAGATGTTGAGACTGTAACAACAGCTTCTGATATGTTTAAGTATGATGGTAGTAAATGGAATTGGGTTGATCCTGCTCCAGTTTATGAAAACATTAATCAAACATTTGAAAGGACAGTTACTCCTGGAGCTGAAACAACTATTGATGATTGGTTGAATGCTACTTTGCAAGGAACTTTTACATGGTTAGATAAGACTTTTAGTGGGAATACTTATACGCAATTTACAGCTAATAAAGCCACCGGTGCTTGTGAGGGGTGGTTTATTGCTCCAAAAGTTAAGGTTGCTTCTAATATGAAATTATCTTTTGATGTTAATGTCGGTTATTATAATGCAGATTGTTTACAAGTCCTGATTTCCACAGATTTTAAGAGCAAGAAAGATAAAATTAAATCTGCAATCTGGGAAGATGTAACATCTAATTTTACTATACCTAAAACACCTGCAACAGCTTATGGAACCATTGCTCCTGCAGGCGAAATGTCTCTTGATAAATATGCAGGCAAGATTATTAATGTAGCCTTTAAGTATTTAGGTGATGGTACAGCTACAAAGACAACAACATATCAAATTGATAATGTTTTTGTAGGAACAAAATAGTATTTTAAATAGCCTTTATTAGCTAATGTAGTAAGGACTAATTATTAATCAGACAGTAGTAAGCTTAGACTTACTACTGTCTGATTTTTTTTTTAGTTAATAGTCAATAGCTTATATTAAATAACCGGATACTGTTTTTCAGATAATTCTTATCTTAAATGGAATAGTAAGTAAAACACTGACATAAATGACTCTGCTTTCTCTTGTTGGCTAAAATGGTAGAATAATCAAGCTTTTATATTTACCCATGATGGATCTCTTAATCCAGTTTTACTAGCATTGAATATGGGTGTCATATCAAAGTATAAAAGAAGAAATTCTGACTTCCCTGAGTTGTGGAACGAGTAATAGGATAGGAGATGTAATGGTCTGCCCGGATTGTGGATGGAAGTTTTGTAAAAAAAGGTAGAGCAGCAAAAGAAATCTCTTGCTGCTCTACTTAAATATTGAAAGAAGTATTTATATTACTATCATAATTTGTATAACTAAGACTCTGCCTTGATTAAGATATACTTGTTCCTTTACCTAATTAATTTTAGGGTTACATAAGTGTTTTTCATTTTAATAATTGATTGCATGATCCTTAGGAAAATCATCTCCATTCCAAGCCCGCTTTGAAGTCCAGTCCATTGCAGCGTCTGTCCAGAATGGATGTGCTGCAGGCAATCCTAAAGGCAGAAACGCTAATGAAGTAATATACATACTACCATTGTTTGTATACCAGTCAGCAATATTGGGTTGACTTTGAGTGAACCCAATACGAAGGAAACCTTTTTCATTAAAATTCTTTCCGGAATCGAACATACGATGCATTACTGCTGTAAGAGCAGCTCGAACTTGTCCGTTAGGAAGCTCTGAAGGTAATTGCTCATTCAATGCAAGTTGTGCTAAAGATTGAAATACTCCCATACGATAGGGGATAGAACGTCCAAAAACTGGATAGGTACCTTCCGGAGAGATAAATCGTTCCAATATCTGACTGTATTTCTGCATTCTTTTCAGTGCAACTTCATATTGCTGAGCTGTTGCTATGTTATTTTGTTTTAAATCGACCATCACCTTTAAACACTCCACATACATAGGTTGAATTACAAAACTATTGTAATAGTCGAATGCAAAACTTGTTCCGTCGCTGTACCAGCTATCTCCTACGTACCACTCTTCGACCTTTCGGAGCGCTGAATGGATACGATACATGTCAGCTTGTGCACCAGCCTTGGCTAAGAAGCATTCAATAGTAGAAGAAAATAGTAACCAATTTGTGTACGGTGGATCAACACGACGTAACTGTTGAAACTCTGCAATATAGCGTTGCTTGGTTGTTTCGTCCAAAGGCATCCATAGCTGATCATAAGCACGCAGAAAGCTTTGAGCTACATAAGCGGCATCTACCAATGGTTGTCCCTCTTTTCTCCACAACAGATAGTCGGGGCTTTGAGGGTCTACCGCTTGTTTATAACTTGCCAATGCCCATTCACGAAGTTGTTTTCGTTGTTCCCCTTCAGCGGTATTGTCATCAGGTAATGATAACCATGGTGCAACTCCTGCCATCAGGCGACCAAAGCACTCCATATAAGTTACGTGTTTATCTCGTCCATCCCAAGTAGGGCTGACTTCCACCTGCATTTCTTCGCTTAGCTTACCATTGCTCATACACTTTAAAACCGGAGACGCTATCTTATATAATGTATTAGCCCAATATGCACGATCATTGTTTACACCCAGATAACGGGCCATTTCACAAGAGGCTAATAAGAAAGCTCCAACTCCGAAATTAGATGTTGAATTTTTATCAACTACCTGACCAGGAATAGCTCTGTCTCCGATAGGTTGAACATATCCTATTTTCCCGTTAGGCTGTAAAGCCACTTTTGATAAATAATTCCAGGCCTTTTCACAGACTGGTGCATATGTTTGTTTATCCAGATAACCATTATTAATACCCCATAGCAGTCCGTAGGTCATTAATGCTGTTCCGCTGGTTTCCGGTCCCGGAGCAAAATTTGCATCATACATGCTACGTGTCCAGTAACCTTGAGGTTGCTGGCAAGCAGCTAATGAATGAGCCATTTTCTTGAATTTGTTTACAAAGAAATCGCGATGTATGAAATCTTTGGGCAAGTCTTTCAGGAGTTTGGCTAATCCGGCCATAACCCAACCGTCTCCGCGAGCCCAGAAATCCTTTTTATTGTTACCGCTTTTATGCTTTGGATACACATAACGGGCATCACGATAGTAAAGTCCCTCTTGTTTATCATACATTAAAGAATCACTGTAAAGGGCATATTCATATAATTTATCCAGATAAAGTTTGTTGCTGGTTATCTTATACAGCTTTGTCATCACTGGCATCACCATATATAAGCCGTCGGCCCACCACCAATAGTCGCTGCGATTGGTGCTCATCTCGTATTCCATAACCTGACGGGCCCTGGCTATTTTCTTTGGATCAGGATTGGCTGCATAAAGATCGCAGTATGTTTGAAAACAAACCTGGTAATCACCGAATAAAACATAGTTGTCAGTTTCACCATAATTTAATTTCCACTCAGCTTTATTATCGGATTTTGCTCCTCTCCATTCATTCTGTTGAGCCCATGCTTCAGAATATTCTTTGTAAGCAGCAGTTCCGGTAAGGAAATAAGCTTCCATGTTTCCGGTATGGTAAACGGCATTATCCCAAAAAGCTCGTCCTTGAACAGGATTTTGTTTTTGCCAATATCGATTTACTTTATGGATAATATTAATCACTTCTTCTTGTTCGGCAGCTTTATTGCTGAATGAGACCAACAGCCATACCGCTAGAGGTAAAGCTACTTTATATAACTTATTCATAGTATATTATTAAAAATTTATACATCGCAAAAATACCTTAATATTTTAAATTTAAGGTGGAAATAAAATTCATTTTTCTCCAAAATACCATCATACAGGCTTTTTATGCTTAAAAAATTGTATAATGATATAAAAGGATATTTAGTATTTACTTTGTCTACCAAAAATATTTTTAGAATATTGGTGCCTTTTATTTCGTTTAGCTTATGCTGTGGAGTGTAATGATCCTAAATTTTTTGCAGAGTGTTTCAAGAAAGAATTCGGAATGTAGCCTTCAGAATACATGGAAGAATATATTTCGCCTACAGCATAAAAATCATAAGTTGATTTTCTCGCCTTTTATTAAAACAAGAGTAGGAGGGGCGTGAAAGGATACCTGTGGTAAGACTGAGATCTATACAAAACAAAATGCAACGATTTAAAAAAAAAAAATTCGAGTCTGGCTACCAAACTGAGATCTATGCTAAACTAATTGCAACACACTAAAAAAGAAAATTCTCTAATTTGTTCCTGAGCGAGGCTTGTCTCGTGAAATTGTGTCAATACTATAAAAAAGAAAATCCCTCAAGAAATAAATTCCTGAGGGATTTTTAATGCTTTATTGAATAAATAAAGTTGCTGATTATTCAGCAGCAGGAGCAGCTTCTTCAGCGGCTGGTGCAGCAGCGGCAGCTTCAGCAGCAAGTTCAGCAGCTTTCTTTTCTGCTAATTCTTTAGCTTTTGCTTCATTAATTTTCTTTTCAGCATCAAAGCGTGCTTTAGCTTCAGCTTTAGCAGCTTCGTCGTTCTTTGCCTTTAATGCAGCAAGACCGCTTTCTTTGTTATTCTTCCAAGCTTCGAATTTAGTTTCAGCTTCAGCTTCGCCAAATGCGCCTTTAGTTACACCGCCAAGCAGGTGCTTTTTCATGTAAACTCCTTCACGAGAAAGAATGTTACGAACAGTGTCAGTAGGCTGAGCTCCTGTAAGAACCCAATATAATGCACGTTCGAAATTCAAATCTATTGTAGCAGGGTCGGTGTTAGGATTGTAAGAACCGATTTTTTCAATAAATTTACCATCACGTGGTGCTTTGCTGTCCGCAATAACAATCTGATAGAACGCGTAGCTCTTACGACCGCGTCTTTGCAATCTGATTTTAGTTGCCATCTTTTAATAATGTTATTTAATTAATGATTTGAATTAATGCTAATATCTCGTATTAGCGGCTGCAAAGTTAGTGCTTTTGTTTTGATTGACAAAGAGTTTCCTCTTTTTTGTATCTAACATTTTATTTATGTGTTCTTTGAACATCCTTAAGTTATAATTTGTTTTGATATAATATAAATCTAAAAGCGTATAATATTATGTTAAGTAAAAAATTACAAGATGCTATTAATGAGCAAATAAATGCTGAGATGTGGTCGGCAAATCTTTATTTATCAATGTCATTATACTTTGCAAAAGAAGGTTTCAATGGTTTTTCTGCCTGGATGAAGGTTCAGTCAAAAGAAGAGTTGGGTCACGCATATTCAATGATGGATTATGTGATAAAACGTGGAGGTACAGCTTGTGTAGGACAGATTGATATAGTTCCTACCAATTGGAAAAATCCGTTAGATGTTTTTGTAAGCGTATATAATCATGAAGTACATATTTCCGGATTAATAGATGAATTAGTAGATGTTGCCGCAGGTGAAAGGGATAAAGCTTCACAGGATTTTCTATGGGGATTTGTTCGCGAACAAGTGGAAGAAGAAGCTACTTCAAAAGAAATTGTAGATCGTGTTAAAATGGCTGGTGATAATGGAATATTCTATATCGATGCTCAGTTAGGGCAAAGAAAATAAAATTACATTATTTGCTTTAATATACTAAAAGCCATCGGGGTACTTCTTATCGATGTTTTTTTTATGTTAGATAAATTCTGGCTATGAAAAAATAATCACCAAAAAGGAGAGTCCCTTTCTGGTGATTACTATAAAATTATTCAGAACAGTAAAATTAATACTGCATAATCAGACTCTTAAAGTCGGTTCCTTTTTTAAAAGGTACAATACTAAACCCGTAAGTAATAGGCTCTTTGCCTGTAAAAATTAGGTAGTTATCGTGTGGTAAAGCCCCCCAGCTATTATCTCCACCAATACCCATCATTCTGTAATCTATAAATAGATCTATTAACTTCTGGGGTCTTGGGTCAGATAGGTGACGGTGGTCAGTCTTTTCTGTCAACGGATCACCATTGTAAATACTTTCTCCGCTATCCATACTCTCTAGTTTATAAGGAGAAGCGTTTAGTTCAAAGGTACGGTCGGCAACGAAAAGCAATCCTTTTCCAGACTTATCTGCAAAAGCACACCACCGGATATCGGTACGGTGATTATTTTCTTGCGGACGGATATAAGGTTCGTAATTGTCCTTCACATTGGTTTTATATTCACCATAGAATTGTGAAGTACGGCGGTCACGATAGTTTTCTTTTGGACCACGTCCGTAATAAGTCAGGTTTTCAAAAGCAATAGGCAGTTGCATGCGTAATCCTACACGTGGAATCATTGGAGTTTTCTCGTTGGCGGCAACAAATTTATTGTTCACTTTAATAATTCCGTTTTCGTAAACTATGTAAGTTACATCCCAATGAGAATCTGTGCCTGGGAATTCATATGTGCATGACACTGCACTTTTATTATCTTTGCTAACAGCAAAATTCTTTGCAACAATATTCTGATAACTTGCTTCTTTCCATACTTTCAGTTTTGTAGGAAGGTCAGCTCCATAATCGTTATCGGTTGGTCCACGCCAGAAGAAAGGATGCAATCCCTCTCCGTTGAGAATATATTCTGTTCCTTTATAGATATAAGAAACCAACATTCCGCTTTTCTTATCAAACGTAGCCTTGAAATCCTTGCCGGAAAGAATAGCCTGAGTTTCTGTTTCATTTACTGAAGCAGGTTTCATCTCAGGGCTCTTGGTTTTCATATAAAGATTAATATATCTTTGTTCGCGGGCAATTACATATCCTACAGGGAGAAATGGTTCTGTCGTTTTTATTTTTGCTTCAAATTCTATCTGGTCGTCGCCGGTTGTGGTGCGGGGAGCAGGTAGATTCTTTAAGTCAACAGATACAGAATCACCAGGTGCGCAATCTATATTAAAGTTCTCAGTAGTGACAGCTTTTCCATGATTTCTTATAGTATAGCTGAAATCATATTTATTTAGGTTGGTAAAGAAGAAGCCGTTATGGATTGTTACTTTGCTATTCTTTACATCCACTTTACCGAAATCAATATTCTGGTAAACCTTGCGCATTTCTTCTGTTGCTGGTTTAGTTGTACGATCAGGATATACCAGGCCGTTAATGCAGAAGTCACCATCAGAAGGTGTACCTATTTTGCCAAAGTCGCCACCGTAAGCCCAGTACTTACGTCCGTCTTTAGTTTTTTCAAGGAATCCCTGATCTACCCAGTCCCAGATACATCCACCTTGCAGGATTGGATATTTCTTGATGATATCCCAATATTCTTTGAAATTTCCAAGACTATTACCCATAGCATGAGCATATTCGCATTGAATTAGCGGACGGTCAGAATTTGGATTTTTGGCATATTTCTCAATATATGCCGGAGTTGCATACATCGGACAGAATATATCAGTATTCCATTCCAATCCTGCACGTTCATATTGAACCGGACGTGATGAATCCTGTGATTTCAGATATTTATAGGTATTATAGAAACAGATTCCGTTTCCTGCTTCATTTCCTAAAGACCATGTGATTACGGAAGGATGATTCTTATCACGAAGATACATATTCACTGTACGATACATGTGAGCAGCTTCGAATAGCGGATTATTTGCCAATGTACCACCTTTTCTAAGATCATATCCCATTCCATGAGTTTCTATATTTGCTTCGTCAATTACGTAAATACCGTATTGATCGCACAATTCATAGAAACGTTCCTGCTGTGGGTAATGACATGTACGAACTGTATTTACATTAAACTTCTTCCATAGCTCGAAGTCTTTCAGCATCAGATCTTCCGTTACATAATGACCGTTTACTTCGTTATGTTCATGTACATTTACACCTTTAATTAAAATAGGTTGTCCGTTTACCAGCAATTGTTTGTTTACAATAGCAACAGTACGGAACCCAACCTTTGTACTTGTTGCTTCCAATAGCTGACCGGTTGCATCTTTTAGTGAGATAACCAAAGTATATAGGTTTGGTGTTTCAGCATTCCAGGACTTTACGCTTTTAATCACGTTCTGTCCGAAAGAAATAGTAGCCGATTCACCTACTGTTTTTTGTTCTTTGCTTTGCAGAACAGATTTTCCATCAGCATCCATTACATTATATGAAACAGATACAACTTTATTCTCTCCTGATGCATTATTAATTAGTACATCCAGGCTGAATACACCATCTTTATAGGTGTTATCCAAAGGAGAATGCACGGTAAAGTCGGCAATGCGGGTTTTAGGTTGAGCATAAATATAAACCTCTCTTTCAAATCCACTAAGTCTCCACATGTCCTGACATTCCAGATATGTAGCATCCGAAAAACGATGAACCTGAACAGCCAATACATTTTTTCCAGGTTTTACATATTTTGTAATATTAAAACGAGTAGGAGTTTTAGATTCTTTATTCATTCCGATGAAAGTTCCATTCAGATAGTAAAATGAAACACCCTTTACAGCATCAGCACTTAGAAAGACTTCTTTTCCTTCCCAATTAGCCGGAAGATTAAAGTCACGACGATAAGTTCCTGTTGGATTCCATTCTTTAGGAACGAATGGAGGGTTAGGAGCATCCCAGTAAGGTTTATAGCCGGGAGAAAGGAACTCGTAAGAAGAATTCACATAAATAGCAGTACCAAATCCTTGGCGTTCCCAGTTTCCGGGAACTTTAATGTCGCTCCATTTGCTGACATTAAAATCAGGATTCATAAACTCTGCAGGGCGATTTTCGAAATCTTCAGTATAATTGAATTTCCAGATGCCATTCAATGAAAGACGATAGGTGTCTGTCTTTTTGTCATTTTTGATTGCTGCTTCTTCACTTGTGTAAGAAGAGAAGGTACTTCGCGGTGTTTCGCGATTAATACTTGTCAGATTAGGATTAGTTATTATCTCGTACCTGTCAGTTTGTGCAAAAGACAGAAGAGGGACGAAAGCTAACCAAGCCAGTGATAATTTGTTTTTCATAAATTTGAAATTAAATGATAAAAACTCTCTTATAGTACACAACTAGAATATGTATTTACTAATAGAGAGTTTTTTTTATTAAAATAGTGTTTACTTATATGCATCTATTGCTCACTGAGCCATTTTTCTAATTCTTCGGTCCATTGGCGTTTGTATACGAAGTTATCCCGAAAGCCCCATCCATGACCTCCTGTTGGATAAATATGTATTGTTGCAGAAACTTTATTCTTTAATAATGCAAGGTAGTAGTTTACTCCGTTTAGTGGAGGAACTGAATTGTCATCGCTTGAAAGCGCAATAAAAGCCTTTGGCGTTTCTGGTGTTACCATTAACTCATTGGAATATAAAGTTTCTAAAAATTTGCCTGGATTATTGCCGATTAGGTTTTGACGCGAACCGTTATGTGTATATGTTTTGTCCATGGTAATAACCGGATAAAGCAATATTTGGAAATCCGGACGAGTATCTGCAGTGAAGTGCGTTGCCAAAGTAGAAGCTAAATGTCCGCCTGCAGAAGCCCCCATGATGCCAACTTTATGTATATCGACTCCCCATTCAGCAGCATGTTGACGAACAAGGCTAATTGCTTTTTTAGCATCAGAAAGAGGTACGTCACTATGTCCGTTAGGCAGACGATATTTTAGTACCACATAGGTAATTCCCTGATTGTTGAACCACGAAGCCATGTCGTAACCTTCATGATCCATTGCCAGACGACTATAAGCACCTCCGGGGCACATAATGATAGCCTTACCATTACATTTTTTTGCAGGGTAGACGGTGATTGTAGGATAGGTTACATTACTAATCCTATTTTTCTCTTTTTCTTGTTCAGCACCTTTCAAACCGTTAGAGTTGGGTGCTCCATTTGGCCAAAGAGGTAATTCAATAGGCTTTTGAGCAAAAAGAGAGGTTGCTGCAACTAACATCACTGATAAAATAAACTTTTTCATTTTTATTTTTGATTAAGAGGTTTGTGCATAGTAGCTTTTATAAAGTAAACAATCAATGCAATATAGGCTATCAGAGAAGCAACTTCCGACCATGAGTTAGATAGCCATTCTTCGTTTACAAGGTTGATTCCTCCAAAGCGCATAACAGCACTGACAACTCCCATTAAAGCACCTCCTGCAATAAAGCCGGAAGCAAGAAGTGTTCCTTTCTCTCTTCTCTCAGAGTTGATAGCTTCATCGTTGGAACGAGTAGTTACGTACCAGTTGATAGCTCCACCTACTATCAACGGAATATTAAGTTCTAACGGAATAAACATACCTAAAGCGAAAGCCAATGCCGGAATTCCACAAAGTGTAAGCACAATGGAGATGATTGCTCCAATTCCATAAAGAATCCATGGAGCACCTACGCCGTTCATTAAAGGTTCAATTACTGCTGCCATTGCATTTGCCTGTGGAGCCGCTAACTGGCCGCTTGTAAATCCGTATGTTTTATTCAATATAATCATTACTCCACCTACAGTTGCAGCAGATACAAGTGTTCCAAGAAACTTCCATGTTTGCTGTTTTGCAGGAGTAGTCCCAATCCAGTAACCAATTTTTAAGTCAGTTATAAAACCGCCAGCCATAGATAATGCTGTACAAACAACACCGCCCATAACCAATGCTGCAACCATGCCCGAAGGACCTTTTAATCCTACAGATACCATTATCACAGATGCAAGAATAAGAGTCATCAATGTCATCCCGGATACAGGGTTTGTTCCTACAATAGCAATTGCATTTGCTGCAACAGTAGTGAAAAGGAATGTAATAATAGTAACAAGTGCAATAGCAACAATACTCTGCAAAAGATTTCCCTGCATCACATCAAAGAAGAAAAACAGAAAGACCAATACTAAAGTCAGGATAGATCCGATAGCGATAATCTTCATAGAAAGGTCACGTTGTGTGCGCAGAACGTCTTTCTCTGAATTATCTTTGCCGCTCATTTCTTTTGCTGCTAATCCAACAGCACTTTTAATAATTCCCCATGATTTGATGATACCGATGATTCCTGCCATAGCAATACCACCAATACCGATACTCTTGGCATAATATTTAAAAATTAATTCCGGACTCATTGTTCCTACCGCTGCATGAATATCCGGGTTCCACATGTTTAGCACAGAGTCTCCCCATATTAAAGAAATTCCTGGTATAATAACCCACCAAACGGCAAGTGAACCAAAACAAATAATGGCTGCATATTTTAATCCGATGATGTATCCTAAACCGAGCACTGCTGCGCCTGTATTTACTTTGAATACCAGTTTGGCTTTTTCAGCAATCATATCGCCTAATCCACATACACGGGTAGTGAAGTTTTCGTTCCACCATCCAAAGGTGGCAACTATAAAGTCATACAAACCTCCCACTATACTAGCTATTAATAATGGCTTTGCCTGATTACCGCTTCTTTCTCCTGAAACAATTACCTGAGTAGTAGCTGTTGCTTCCGGAAAAGGGTATTGACCATGCATTTCCTTCACAAAGTATTTACGGAAAGGAATCAAAAATAAGATACCAAGAACACCTCCTAATAATGAACTAATAAACACTTGAAAGAAGGTAACCGACATATCAGGATATTTAGCCTGAAGAATATATAGTGCAGGAAGAGTAAAGATAGCGCCAGCCACAATAACGCCGGAGCTTGCTCCAATTGACTGGATAATTACATTTTCACCTAAAGCATTTTTTCTTTTTGCTGCACCTGATACTCCTACGGCGATAATAGCGATTGGAATTGCTGCCTCAAATACCTGACCAACCTTTAATCCAAGATAAGCTGCAGCTGCAGAAAATAGAATAGCCATTGCAATTCCCCAGAGAACCGACCAAGGTGTTACTTCCTTGCATTGTTTATCGGGAGACAGTAGCGGGTTATATACTTCTCCAGGCTTAAGTGCTCTGAATGCATTTTCGGGTAATCCCGTAAATTTCTCGTCTTCTTCGTATTTCATATTTGATAAATTGATTTAAAAATTGAACTTCAAAGAAACAAAAAATATAAGTGATATGCAATTCTGGGTTTAACTAAAGTGCATTTTAATACAAAAAAAGAGAGGCTGCTATAATATTGTAGCAACCTCTCTC harbors:
- a CDS encoding glycoside hydrolase family 2 TIM barrel-domain containing protein, producing MKNKLSLAWLAFVPLLSFAQTDRYEIITNPNLTSINRETPRSTFSSYTSEEAAIKNDKKTDTYRLSLNGIWKFNYTEDFENRPAEFMNPDFNVSKWSDIKVPGNWERQGFGTAIYVNSSYEFLSPGYKPYWDAPNPPFVPKEWNPTGTYRRDFNLPANWEGKEVFLSADAVKGVSFYYLNGTFIGMNKESKTPTRFNITKYVKPGKNVLAVQVHRFSDATYLECQDMWRLSGFEREVYIYAQPKTRIADFTVHSPLDNTYKDGVFSLDVLINNASGENKVVSVSYNVMDADGKSVLQSKEQKTVGESATISFGQNVIKSVKSWNAETPNLYTLVISLKDATGQLLEATSTKVGFRTVAIVNKQLLVNGQPILIKGVNVHEHNEVNGHYVTEDLMLKDFELWKKFNVNTVRTCHYPQQERFYELCDQYGIYVIDEANIETHGMGYDLRKGGTLANNPLFEAAHMYRTVNMYLRDKNHPSVITWSLGNEAGNGICFYNTYKYLKSQDSSRPVQYERAGLEWNTDIFCPMYATPAYIEKYAKNPNSDRPLIQCEYAHAMGNSLGNFKEYWDIIKKYPILQGGCIWDWVDQGFLEKTKDGRKYWAYGGDFGKIGTPSDGDFCINGLVYPDRTTKPATEEMRKVYQNIDFGKVDVKNSKVTIHNGFFFTNLNKYDFSYTIRNHGKAVTTENFNIDCAPGDSVSVDLKNLPAPRTTTGDDQIEFEAKIKTTEPFLPVGYVIAREQRYINLYMKTKSPEMKPASVNETETQAILSGKDFKATFDKKSGMLVSYIYKGTEYILNGEGLHPFFWRGPTDNDYGADLPTKLKVWKEASYQNIVAKNFAVSKDNKSAVSCTYEFPGTDSHWDVTYIVYENGIIKVNNKFVAANEKTPMIPRVGLRMQLPIAFENLTYYGRGPKENYRDRRTSQFYGEYKTNVKDNYEPYIRPQENNHRTDIRWCAFADKSGKGLLFVADRTFELNASPYKLESMDSGESIYNGDPLTEKTDHRHLSDPRPQKLIDLFIDYRMMGIGGDNSWGALPHDNYLIFTGKEPITYGFSIVPFKKGTDFKSLIMQY
- a CDS encoding alpha/beta hydrolase — translated: MKKFILSVMLVAATSLFAQKPIELPLWPNGAPNSNGLKGAEQEKEKNRISNVTYPTITVYPAKKCNGKAIIMCPGGAYSRLAMDHEGYDMASWFNNQGITYVVLKYRLPNGHSDVPLSDAKKAISLVRQHAAEWGVDIHKVGIMGASAGGHLASTLATHFTADTRPDFQILLYPVITMDKTYTHNGSRQNLIGNNPGKFLETLYSNELMVTPETPKAFIALSSDDNSVPPLNGVNYYLALLKNKVSATIHIYPTGGHGWGFRDNFVYKRQWTEELEKWLSEQ
- a CDS encoding oligopeptide transporter, OPT family; translated protein: MKYEEDEKFTGLPENAFRALKPGEVYNPLLSPDKQCKEVTPWSVLWGIAMAILFSAAAAYLGLKVGQVFEAAIPIAIIAVGVSGAAKRKNALGENVIIQSIGASSGVIVAGAIFTLPALYILQAKYPDMSVTFFQVFISSLLGGVLGILFLIPFRKYFVKEMHGQYPFPEATATTQVIVSGERSGNQAKPLLIASIVGGLYDFIVATFGWWNENFTTRVCGLGDMIAEKAKLVFKVNTGAAVLGLGYIIGLKYAAIICFGSLAVWWVIIPGISLIWGDSVLNMWNPDIHAAVGTMSPELIFKYYAKSIGIGGIAMAGIIGIIKSWGIIKSAVGLAAKEMSGKDNSEKDVLRTQRDLSMKIIAIGSILTLVLVFLFFFFDVMQGNLLQSIVAIALVTIITFLFTTVAANAIAIVGTNPVSGMTLMTLILASVIMVSVGLKGPSGMVAALVMGGVVCTALSMAGGFITDLKIGYWIGTTPAKQQTWKFLGTLVSAATVGGVMIILNKTYGFTSGQLAAPQANAMAAVIEPLMNGVGAPWILYGIGAIISIVLTLCGIPALAFALGMFIPLELNIPLIVGGAINWYVTTRSNDEAINSERREKGTLLASGFIAGGALMGVVSAVMRFGGINLVNEEWLSNSWSEVASLIAYIALIVYFIKATMHKPLNQK